CACGCCCCACTCCCAGTCGTCCAGGCCCACCGAGCCGGTGATCACCTGGAAGATGCGGCCGGCGAAGCCGCGGCCCGTCATCCCGTGCTCGCGCATGAGCCGGTTGCGCTCGTCGATGGGCAGCGTGTACCAGTTCTGCCCCGGCACGCGGCGCTTGCTCATGGGATAGAACGACACGTACCGCATCCCTTCCGGCACGCGGGGGAAGAGGCGCGTGCGGATGTGCGGACTGCCCAGCTCCGCCTCGCCCGCGGCCTTGATGGCGGCCTTGAAGCCGTCGCTCGCCGGCGCGTTCTCCTTCGCAGCCTCTGCCGTGGCGTGGTACAGCCCCGCTTCGGTGACGGAGAGGTAGTCCAGCTCCAGCCGCAGCACCTCGCCGAGGGCGGACCGTCGGACGGCGAGCTGCACGTCCGCCAGCTCCTCCAGCTTGGCGCGGAAGTGCACGAACATCACGTCCGCCCCGCCGCCGACGAGACGGAAGTGGTCGCTCCAGCCCTCGGCCACCGCTCCGAAGCCGGCGAACAGCGCCTCCGCGTCCGCCGCGAGAGCAGCGCGCTCGCCCTCGGACATCTTCCGAAGCCCGTTCCAGTCAAACGAGAAGGCTTGGTGCAGCACGTACCACCCTTCGAGGGTGGCGGGAGGAAGCGCAGCCATGTCGATCTATCCCTGCTGAAGTCGGTTACGTGAGTCCAACTCGCCTCCGGCTGTCCTATGATCGGAGGCGCAGCGAAGATAGGCCGCCGCCGCGCATGGCGCCAACAGCGGCGGGTCAGGGTTGACGATGGAGCGGCGTTGGGATCACCCTGCTAAATCGGTCCATCCACCGACTCGGAGAATGGACGGATCGGCGACGGGGGATTGGGGTCGAGCGGAACGAGGCTTGCGCTTGCCGCGAAGAGAAGGAAAGCCGTCCACGATCCGATGCAGACGCGGCGCACCTGCCCGGTTTTCAGTACGGCACCGCTCCTGCGAATGCGCGGAGGAGGGGTGAGCGGCGCTCATTCTCGGGGCGCGCGTGGCGTAAAGTGTTGCTCGTCCGGCAGATATGGAGTATATTGAATCTCCGTTTCCCCGGAAGACCTCGTAACTTATTCTCCGGCAAGGCTATGACGGCTGCTCTGCCACACCCGCTGATCATCCAGGGCGGGATGGGTGTCGGTGTATCGAACTGGGTCCTCGCCAAGGCCGTCTCCATGCGCGGCCAGATGGGCGTGGTCTCGGGCACCTGCGTGGACTCGCTGCTCGTGCGCCGCCTTCAGGACGGCGACATCGGCGGGCACGTGCGGCGCGCCATGGCCGCGTTCCCCATTCCCGAGGTG
The Longimicrobiaceae bacterium genome window above contains:
- the hemQ gene encoding hydrogen peroxide-dependent heme synthase; this encodes MAALPPATLEGWYVLHQAFSFDWNGLRKMSEGERAALAADAEALFAGFGAVAEGWSDHFRLVGGGADVMFVHFRAKLEELADVQLAVRRSALGEVLRLELDYLSVTEAGLYHATAEAAKENAPASDGFKAAIKAAGEAELGSPHIRTRLFPRVPEGMRYVSFYPMSKRRVPGQNWYTLPIDERNRLMREHGMTGRGFAGRIFQVITGSVGLDDWEWGVTLFARDPLDFKRIVTDMRYDEASAEYGEFGAFYTGIRFASPAWTELLGGTGTSV